Proteins from a single region of Thermodesulfobacteriota bacterium:
- a CDS encoding N-6 DNA methylase has protein sequence MGLGRKSTGSFYTPDSFVRFLVQETLGPLCAERSPKEDPKPGELLKLKVLDPAMGSGHFQVEACRFLGEKLYEACRLCDEKALEAERKAEKAKTDAERQAALTEAAEYRRRVVDLPDPDDELVRYLPSRAPEGEESGLSQKRAEALCRRLVAVHCLYGVDKNPLAVELAKLALWIETQA, from the coding sequence GTGGGCCTGGGGCGAAAATCCACCGGCTCGTTCTACACCCCCGACTCCTTCGTCCGCTTCCTGGTCCAAGAGACCCTGGGCCCCCTGTGTGCCGAGCGAAGCCCCAAAGAGGACCCAAAGCCCGGCGAGCTCCTCAAGCTCAAGGTCCTCGACCCGGCCATGGGGAGCGGGCACTTCCAGGTGGAGGCGTGCCGGTTCCTGGGCGAGAAGCTCTACGAGGCGTGCCGGCTCTGCGACGAGAAGGCGCTGGAGGCCGAGCGGAAGGCCGAGAAAGCCAAGACCGACGCCGAGCGCCAGGCCGCCCTGACCGAGGCGGCCGAGTACCGCCGCCGTGTGGTGGACCTGCCCGACCCCGACGACGAGCTCGTCCGGTACCTCCCGAGCCGCGCGCCCGAGGGCGAGGAGTCGGGCCTCTCCCAGAAGCGGGCCGAGGCCCTCTGCCGCCGCCTCGTGGCCGTCCACTGCCTCTATGGCGTAGACAAGAACCCCCTGGCCGTCGAGCTCGCCAAGCTCGCCCTCTGGATCGAGACCCAGGC